The segment GCGCGGCCCGATCGAGATTCTGCGGGAGCAGAGCATCGAGTTGATCCAGCGAGGTGAGTGTCGGCAGCACCTCGAACAGGTGCGCCAGGTAACGGCTCGGTTCGAGTCCGTTGGCCTTCGCCGTCTCGATCAGCCCGTAGAGGTTCGCGCTGGCTCGTGCCCCGGCCACCGTATCGGCGAACATCCAGATGGTATGACC is part of the bacterium genome and harbors:
- a CDS encoding transposase domain-containing protein; translated protein: GHTIWMFADTVAGARASANLYGLIETAKANGLEPSRYLAHLFEVLPTLTSLDQLDALLPQNLDRAALNPD